TTCGGCGATCCCGCCGGTACCCCCTATCCCCCTGATAGGACGGCGGCGCCTCTTTCTCCGCCATCTGGGCCTGCTCGCGATGCGCTTGCTCCTGTTCAATCATCACCTGTTCGACGTGCTTGCGCTCTTCCTCGAGCAATTTCTGGCGCAGCGCCTCTGCCTTATCGTCTGCGGCGCCGTCAAGCTGAACCGAGACCTTCAGGTCCACGCCGAAAAGCGACTTCATTTGCTGTGACAACCACACAAGCGCCCCTTTGCGCTCCAGTGACTGTTGTTCCGCCTCATTGCTCACCAAAAACGTCAGTTGACCGTCGTCAAACCGCCGTTGCGCCTGGCGCAGCCATGTGGCGGCAACCATTTCATCCTCCTGATACCATTCCAACAACGCGTCCAGCATCGACGCCGTACACGTCTCATCGTAGGCCGGCGGCGCATAGGCGAATGCGTAAGACACAGTAGCACCATATGCGGTAAAACACTGGGCGGCTTCCTGCAGGGATCGATAATCCTTGACATATTGCTGACAGACCGCCGACGTGCCGCCCTCATCTACGTTCGACAGCTCTAGTGGCATCAAAAAAATGTCGACGCGATTGACTGTTGGGTTCACCACGACCCGCGAGACTATGCGCTCGACCACGTCCCTCGGCAAATTCACTTCATCTGCCGCTTGAGGCGCATTCAAATCATCCTGTTGCATGCTTCTAACCCTCCGCGTCGCATCTATCAGGCGAAATCGCTTCGCAACAGATTCTACGATGTCTATCACTCAACATCTATGAGTGTACCACGGGTTGGCGCCAATGTTCATGGGAATTAGGGCCGCTTCGGGCGATAATCGAGAACGTACAAGACGCCTCATCGCCCATTCTCCGTCCTGTTCATCGGCAATTGCACAAGACCGACTAGAACAACATAAAAACGAGCAGTCCTCATCTATCCCAACCCTTTCATTCCATGCCAACCATTCCTTGAAATGAATTCGAGATTTGGATGATGATTCCTACTCGTTGCACAAAGTCTGGTTCCTCGTGATGACAGCGGTGACGACAGCGCGCCGCCTGCTAGAGTACGGGAACCAAGTACGGCGCGAGAAACAAGGTGACAATCGCAGCGATAATCATCGAGATACTGCTCATCGCCCCCTCCACCTCACCGAACTCAAACGCCTTGCTGGTACCTGCTGAGTGGGCACTTGTACCAAACAGCACGCCGCGCGCAATCGGTGTGCGAATCCGCAACATGCGAACGACGATAGGGCCAATCGTAATTCCAGTCAGTGCCGTAATGATCACAAACACCGCCGTCAAGGTCGGATTGCCGCCAAGCGCGTTGGAGACGTCCATCGCGATCGGCGTCGTGATACTTTTCGGCACCATACTTTTAATCAACGTCAAATTGAGATGCATGAGTTTCCCAATGAAATACGCTGCGACAATTGCGATGAAAACGCCGGACAGGATACTGACGACCATCTCCATGATATTCTTTCTGAGCAGCTGAAAGTTCTGGTACAACGGAACCGCGAAAGCGACGG
Above is a genomic segment from Alicyclobacillus acidoterrestris containing:
- a CDS encoding LrgB family protein; translated protein: MVIEIFSFCVTIFFFIVCRWIYKKAKFDLLTPILITPLLLVALLLVAHIPYGQYRSGTSIITYFLQPATVAFAVPLYQNFQLLRKNIMEMVVSILSGVFIAIVAAYFIGKLMHLNLTLIKSMVPKSITTPIAMDVSNALGGNPTLTAVFVIITALTGITIGPIVVRMLRIRTPIARGVLFGTSAHSAGTSKAFEFGEVEGAMSSISMIIAAIVTLFLAPYLVPVL